The following nucleotide sequence is from Cucumis melo cultivar AY chromosome 1, USDA_Cmelo_AY_1.0, whole genome shotgun sequence.
TTATGTTATGTCTAGAAGTatatgatgagggtgctaagggggtgtcaacctagaTGAGATGTTTGGGGGCACCTGCTGATTTTATGTATGCTCTTTGTATAACCCTTATGTACTTAAAGCATTAGTCTCTTTcattttacatatatatatgaatgAAGAGACTTGTTTCCTtctcaaaaaattaaaatgaatttgattttgtGGATTCCTAGCCCATTGGAGGGATTCTCGTGCAATTCATTTTTTTGTAGTCTAATTGATCCTTACCCCTTAGGTGAGTACGAAATTACTTGGCAAGTTTAACATAAAGAGTAAACGTTGTGGATTGGCTTGCAAAGAAGATGCCCTTATTAGTTGTTTTGTTTCATTATATTCTCCATCGAAAGGGGGAGAATGATTAGGATCACATTCTTTGAAAGTTTGAGTTCTCGATAATTTTGAGTTCTTGAGAGCTCATCAAAGGGATAATAGTGATATGATTGGGGAGTTTCGATTCCATCTGCCCCTTTATGATAAAGGTCATTTTCTTTTGCCTATCAGTGCATTTGCAATTATGCGGGATCTTTGGGGTGAGTGAAATAATCGAGTGTTAAGAGGATCGAAAAGGGACCTTGGTGATATTTTCTTCCTTATTAATTCCAAAGACCTTTGGGTCACATTGCATTTTTTTCAGAGCTTGTCTTTTTATTTCATTGTTAAGGATTTGTAATATTTTGGGTCTAGAACTTTGAAAGGATTTGCTGTATAACATCTTCCAGTGACCCCTCGACCAACTGCTGAGTCTTTTGAGAAGCTTCCTCTTCCATGTTGAATGATCCAATTTCAACAAATCAGGCCTTGGATCGGGCACACTTTGATACCAATTTGGTGCACTCTTAACTTCCAAAGAACACCTCAATTCTGAAATTAACTTCAAATGAAAGCCAATAGCCATATTTATAAGCTAAATGAAGAAAGTTACATTCTAAAGTAACCCAGATAACCGAAAGGAAACAGAAATTTACAAGCTGAAGTTAATGCTCATCTTATTGCCTGGCATGTGACATTCTAAGAAGTAATGCAGCATAGACTACGAAAATTATCTCATTTCGGGTTAATAATACTCAAAGCCAGAAATGATATTTCGCACATTTGCAACTCTAGGCTTTAAATGcacaaaaaattcaaacaaagaAAGAAGACAACAGCTAAGAAACACAAGCCTTACACGAATTTCCCTTCGAATTTCAGAAAAGTCGTAGAATTTCTTCCCGGTTATGTGCAAGAACTCCCCATACTCCTCCTCAGACTTAGTCTGCACAAGCTGAAGCACCAATGGCCGCCGCGTGCAGATATCAGAACCCCTCGGCAAGAAATCGCGACCAACGAGAGCTTCTAGTACGCTGGACTTGCCACTGCTCTGACTACCAACGACAGCAACTTGAGGGAGCTCAATGGTGGATTGGCTACCCAACTGAGAGAAAATGTCCTGAAGCTTGTTCACTATTGGGATGACGGAGTTGCCCAACGGAGAGACGACATCAGTGGAGGAAGACGATGGAGAAGGAGGCACTTGCTCGTTGGCCATGGACAACGATGGATCGGGGGAATGATCGATGAGAGGTAGGATTGGATGAAGAAGAGATTAGTGGGTCTGTGGGAAGGTAGCGGCGGAGGGAATCAACGACGGTGGATGAAGAAGGCGGTGGTGGACATAAAATCAGGCCCCCCCTCCAAATTTTGGCGAACAAGCTTTAGTCTTTATTTCTTTAATTCCAAATCATATTTTTTGTTtaggtttttcttttcatataaCAACACATGTGGATCATTTTAGAGTTATTATTTGTGAATTAACAGTTCATCAAATGCCtaataattaaatcaaactTAAATTCAAATCCTAACAACTAATATTTCTTTACACAATTATTATTCAAAATCAAAACaatcaaattatattaattattaaaagtttgaATTATATGGATTTCAATTTTGATGAACCAAAAGCGTATCCATTGTGTTTATACCCTATTTCAACATGATGAACCATAATACATAAACATAATACAAACCAATATGTTGTATGCAAAATATCTGTTAAGTATTCTCAGAAGACAAAAAGTAAGATGTAGCCTAGGGGTGATCATGGGTCAAATTCGGTTGGTTTTGTGTAAAAGCCCGGGTCGAAAATCGATCTAGTTGGTTCATACTAAGGAAAATCGACAACGATGTTCAGCGGGTTGGTTTCGGTCGGTTTTGTGAAACATTTTAATTAAACCAACCACCGACTAGAATTTTAATAAAACCAACCATCAAGTCTCGATTTGGTCGATTTCAGTATCAATTTTTGGATGTCGATACTCACCCCGAATGTAGCCTAAATAATCTCATTGAATAATCTTTTAAACGTATTAGGTTTGGGGACATTTCTAACTCAATCCATATTTTCGAGTTGATTGGATTGACAACTTaaagaaaaccaaaattttaatcCCAACCGTTGGATAGTTCGAGTTGTCGgattacaaaaaaattaatctaaaatACTTGATTTAATTATCAAATTACCCATTTTACATCTCcctttcaaaaagaaaattcatcatcaagttttttttaaaaaaaatggaaccaaTATCACTTATTTGTCACGAagctttaatttcttttatctAATGTGAATAATAGCCATGGTTTATTCCATGAAGTCAAGTTGAAGTCCACCATGCACTCTCTTCATTTCTGTATAAAAACTTCACCAAAATAAGACTTTTTAGTCTTTATTCTCATAAGAACTCATACTTAGCTTCCTCTGTTATAACTCatttaagttttttcttttgctatattttgttttattgttttgctattttttaaaacgtccctttaaatttttatttactttatctctttttcttttttttcttttttctttttttttgttttccattATGTATGTCTTTTATTTAGGTATCTTTTTAACGAAACAATgctttaaataataaaactcttgaaaaaatattttgaaatacgGCAAAATGTCATGAGTTATTGATGATAGATATAAACAATTAGataatgaaattttgttatatttacggacaatttgatatattttgcgatatttgaaaatattatttttagtaTATGTTATTCATCTAAACTTATAGGCTCCTAATATTATACTACTTGTGTAAACTTCTTTTTTGCAAAGCTAATATATTGTTAAAGGGAAAGAGAGATCTAATAGCTAAGGGTTAAAAGACGCACAAACAAAACTACAACTCAAACATTTTAGCTTAAAAAAGAAACACCACAACGTACAACTTAAGCAAACAAGTTTCAAGGAGAACAATTCACATGGTTAAGTTCCCAAGCACTTAGAACGACACATAAAAACCTCAATATGAATATCTATACTAATCGCATGAGGAGAACTCACGTGAGTACCATGACACATCTATCATGCTTATCTCAGATATGGTAAATAACAACATACCAAACAACACTTTGAACTTTATGCCTCAATTGTTTACCTCAATTTGCTAAAATGACAAATCCAATATAATTGAGTTCAAGATCTTAGAACAAAATTTTACAAGAGCACCGACCTCACAACAACATATCCTTCAAGGTTGGCATTACTTAAAGAACACTTCAAATAACAAATGATGCCTAGATTCCAAACCAATTGCACACAAAATACAATCCCTGAGGATATCAAACACCATTGCCTAACCTGATCACATATATGCAATCGATCAATTTCGTATAGCAAGCTAAGAAATGAAGACATGCCTAGGAATATTACCCTCAAATTAGGAGTCGAGCTCGAGACACCACAAGATACGTAGGACGTAAAACTCCCAAGCACTAGCAATCGAAAACACACAAGATTGATGAGATATTCGTATAACACAAATCAGTCCTCCCAACCTCTAGACTAGGTGTGAGCATGATAAACTGGAAAACTAAGCCAACCGACCAAACCGAAGTTAGTCGATCAAAAAATGAAAGGGGTCGGTGGAAGTTGGTTTGGAAAAGTTTCAAATAGAGAATTTCCAAAAGGTATTTTTAAGTGTTAAATCAATCCAACCGACCTAAAAAATGCTGAATGACCGATCCTTACTCATTGATGTTGAAATTGATTTGAAACTTTACGAAAGCTACGATTAGGGTTAGTTTACTGAATCTACGATCAAGTCGTAGGCTTGATTTTAGGCGCTTGTCATATCAGTCGTTGTTTATTAGTGGGCCGCATAAGGCCCAAAAGCATTAAGTAAAAACCTTGACTCAATCCTCATTTCCATCTCCATAGCCGAAAAAGTCAACAATGAAGACAAAACAAAGCAAAATCCAATTACcattaaaacaaaaacattcAAAACTTTCGGTGACCTACTTTCTTAAACCGCTCCTTCCGACCTGCCGCCTGATTTTTCAACATTTCAACTCCTCGGTTCTTCAAATCCGCCATGGATTTCCTCTCCTCCAGAAAGCTCCTCTCCTCCGATGACGAAGACGATGACCTCAAGAAATTATGCAAAGACTGCTTCGATTACTCTTCCTATTCTTGCCCTTCCTATTGCCTTGAAAAATGCAAGAATTACTGCTATATCCATATTCCAATCCCACCACCGGACGCTGATGATATCAATCAGACTTCCTCCACTAAATCGCCTCACAAACTCTCCAACCTGGTTACCTCCACCATCGCCCTTCTCTCCTTCACCTTCCTCCTCGTCCTCTGCTACGCCATCTACGCCCGTTTCTACTCCGGCCGCCGTAGACGGATTCGCCTCCCCGATCCCCCACCGCCTGAGACCCATCACCAACATGAGTTTCTGGATGAAGAACAGGGCCCTGTTTTAGATCATCCCATTTGGTACATCCGCACCATCGGCCTCCCGCCGGCCGTAATCGACGCCATCGCCGTCTGTAAGTTTAAATCCGGTGAGGGTTTGATTGATGGAACAGAGTGCTCTGTTTGTTTGAGTGAATTTGAAGAGGATGAAACCTTGAGGCTTTTGCCCAAGTGTAGCCATGCTTTTCATCTCCCATGTATCGATACTTGGCTTCGATCTCATACCAATTGCCCCATGTGCCGTGCTCCTGTTGTAGCTCAGTCCAGCGCCGCCGCCGCTTCTCCGCCACCGCCACGGCCTCCGGCGGAAACCCAGATAGGGGAATTGCAAAGGGAAGAGGGAGATGGAGCCAATTTGGGGGAAAGTTCTGCTAGAAatgaagaagaacaagaacaacaacatgaagaagaagaaacccaTTTTGCTGATGAAGATTTAGAAGAAAGAAGCAGTGATATTCAGCCAGTgagaagatctgtatctttagATTCTTTATCAGCTCTTAGAATCAGCTCAGTTTTTGCTAATGTTAATGAAAAATTGGATTCTGATGCTGAAACAATACAGAGAAAGGGGAAGAAATCATCACAAGGGAGAGGCTATTCTTCTACTTCTTCTATGAACAGGTCAGTTTCTTGTAGTGGGAAGTTTCTAATGAGAAGCTCCACTCAGATAAATACTGAAACTAATTACAGTTGAgctgtttttgtttttcttcttctttttgtgaTATCTCTGAAGATGGAGATGTCTATACAAACAAACTCTCAGAAAGCTGAGAGGTTTCAAAGGTTGTTCTTGTTTTTGTCAAATACAGATGATATAAAAGATCAATggtatatatacatacaaaacaTACAAAGTTGAAATATGTTTCTTGTGAAATGTTCTGACTCTGGATGTTGCGATTACTTTACAACTCTATCATGCTTTCTCAATTACATGATTATAAGCAGAGTAAATCAATATTATTATTCAACAGAACTTAACTAAGacgatttttgtttgtttttagtTACTGAGTAAGTAAATCTTGGCATGAAATCATCAAATTTCTCAATAATCTTTTGTTAATATCTTAATTTATATACGTTTTTGGTAGTTTGATTATGTTTTTAGAGATCTCGAAATGTGCCATTTTGGTCTTTTTTCATTCAGTATTCCGAGTGATTGGTTCGTTCATTCGTTGGGATTCAATCAAACCCCTCAAATTGTACCAATTACCGTAGAGGGGAAGGCCACTCTAATCTTGAGAATGAGTACTTGCTATCTTTTCTTGATATAAAAGATAAAGGTTGAAACTTATGGTTTAAATAATCTCTATTTATATGGTACAGACAAACAAGATAATACTTCTTGGGTTTTAATTTGTTCTAACCGTTTGTCTTGTGATGTTCGTTTGCTCTACTTAGTACTAGTTTGTTTATGAATTTTATCACCTTCTTAAATGCTCATTTCTGCCTGTAATGAATGGAgataatatgaaaaatattttgtcTCGTGTGATGTATTACTCAAAAGACAACTAAGTATATATCAAATGCAAGTGTAGGTTATCCAGACCGCAAGTCATCACATAAACATGCTATTGAAGAAGCTTCACCACTTCCACAACCATAATGTTTATAATGTCTTTGTACTCCAAAATGGCTAATAATATTGTTAGGTAGCATGGTTTTCTCTATGCTAAGTTAAGGTATATATCAAACATCACATGGTTGCGTCAACCATTTTGTTTCAATTAGTTTCCGAAGGAAAATCATTTGGGAATTGTTTGGCCTTTCAACTTAAATTGGTGTTACATAACTTGACTACAATAGTGAATATTATTGAAGTTCACATTTATCGAGAAACTTCGAGAACATTTGAACTTTATCCAACAATAATTCATCCACACAAACTTTTTAACCTCTAACATATTAATTTTAGACTTCATAACTCAACTCAGTGTCCAAATATAGAAAAGTGACCACCAATacagaaaaattaaaattgcaGAGAAAGAAGATTAACCACCAATACAAAAGCATAAAAAGGTCTATAATTCATGATACAAAAATTATTTAGGTATATCATGAACTACTCTCATCTTTATTTAGTCCATCCAATGTTCAATTACACGTTTCGTGTTTTTTTCTTATGATCGAGGACGATGATGCATGAAAATAATTGCAATAAAGACTATACTTAACTATGACTTATTTCATCTTGGACCATCCAAAATTGAGCTTCTAGGAAGTTTCCTGTCTTAGTTCATGATTGACATGTTGCCACCTAacttaaggaaaaagaaaacaagaagaaaatgaaaattggaGATGTGCCCAACCTGGCAGCCAAACTAATGTCATTTGGCAAACAAGTTTCACAATGACATAGAACTATGGGATCGTTTTGATAAAAAAACAGTAAAAACAACTCCCTTCCAATGGCTTcttgataaatattttaagacagataaaatgaaaaaggatttttttaataaaaaaaatgcttTAAAATGTCATAGATGATCAGTCTATCAGTGTCTCTAACTAATAGAACGTGCTCCTATGGTGGTATGAACATGTTCCTATATTTGTACATGTTTTGATttcttttgctatatttgaaacatttttttattacaatATAATTATAGCTACGAGGGATCGAACATTCCAACTTTAGAATATGAGGTCATGGCAATCATCGTTGGGGTTAAACTCACAAGGACATTTGTACGTGTTCTTAGCaacaacatattttaaaataatggaGTTCATGTTCCTTCCAAAATCATAAAATGCAAAGAAATACATTGACTTTACTTTCTCTTTTGCAAAGATAATTTATAAGTATAAGGAAGGAGAATCGTACCTTTAGCTTTGAGGTTGATAATAGAAATATTATGATAGTTGAGTTATGTTTGTGTTAAATGCATTGGCGTTTACGATTGAATCaaaatcataaattttttacacaaatcttaaaatttcaaatatttatctATGGGTTATTCCACAATGTCCTCCCAACTTTTGAATATTTGAGTAGAAAGtttttcatgaataaaatgaaaagaaagaaaattggaTTCAAGTAAGTAGTTGTGCCTTTTGGAATGGTAAAAAGCATGGAAAATGTGTCAAAAGCTCTCTTTTCCatttattatatattgaatacaatatcttagaagaacactTTATCAAATATTTTGACCATTTATTCAAGCAGGtagtaaagttttttttttttttttgttaattgtGTCTTGCTATTTGTTTCTTTAGGACTACgtgtaatatttttaaatatagcaaaataaatcaaaatatttttaaaatatagtacaTAACATTTCGTCTATTagtatttattattgatagaatataaatatttgttatattttataaatattttcagcaattttgtcatttaaaataatttccctAACATACACAATAGAAAACACATATTTTATAAGTTTCCACTAAATTGGTCGTAAGAAAATGTATAGAAGTAATACATTATTCCTTGAACTTTAATTTGCAATGATTTAGTCTTTATTTTC
It contains:
- the LOC103495376 gene encoding E3 ubiquitin-protein ligase RING1-like, translated to MDFLSSRKLLSSDDEDDDLKKLCKDCFDYSSYSCPSYCLEKCKNYCYIHIPIPPPDADDINQTSSTKSPHKLSNLVTSTIALLSFTFLLVLCYAIYARFYSGRRRRIRLPDPPPPETHHQHEFLDEEQGPVLDHPIWYIRTIGLPPAVIDAIAVCKFKSGEGLIDGTECSVCLSEFEEDETLRLLPKCSHAFHLPCIDTWLRSHTNCPMCRAPVVAQSSAAAASPPPPRPPAETQIGELQREEGDGANLGESSARNEEEQEQQHEEEETHFADEDLEERSSDIQPVRRSVSLDSLSALRISSVFANVNEKLDSDAETIQRKGKKSSQGRGYSSTSSMNRLSRPQVIT